A window of Streptomyces profundus genomic DNA:
GCCGGCGCGCTCAAGAAGGCGATGAAGAAGGAGAAGCCAGATCTTGCACTGTTGAAGCAATACACGGCTGCGCTGCGCTCCATCGCGGAGGGCGTCTACGGAGACCTATTCCGTCCCAGCGACGATCCGAGGAAACTGACCACCTCGGAACTCGCGTACCTCCGACAGTTCTACAGCGCGATCGACGCCAAAACCCTCGTCGCCTTGGGGGCCTTAAATATTCCCTTGGGTGGGGATCCCCACAGGGTCGGGGACCCTCTGAAAACCGTCAAGGCAACCGTCGCCAACGGCATCATGATGCTAATGAATGACAATATCGTGGACACCCGTGGTGGTGACCGCCCGCTGAGGTGGAATGAGGCTCCGGCCTCTATCCGCTTCTTCCGAGACGTCCGTCATCTCATGGAGGGCTACCACGGCAACATCCCTGAGTCCACGTTAAGAGCAATCATTGGCCAGCACCTCGGAGACTTTAATGGCTTCGGACTTCTCATGAGTGAGGCCACTATCCCCTCTGACGAGGAATTTTCCATAAAACTCGCGCGCACCGCTATTGAGGTCGAGAGAATAGTTGGTGCCCAAAGTTCACTTCAGAATAACATCGGCAGCAGCGGCCTACTCGAAGCTGCCGCCTTGAACACCGAAGCCGCTGCGGCACTACTCAAAGAGGAGGGATTCCTCCGCAGTCTCCTCTCGCAAGGCTGGGACGACAGCACCGGAGCCGGCGCACTGGTCACGTCGGGCACCAACATCCCTGAGGACATGCCCAGGACAGCCCCCGAGGCCGAGAAGTACGTCAGAGCCGCCTACCGGGTACTCAGCTACGCAGCAAATCACCACGACGACATCCTCGGCACGTTTTGGACAAGAAATCCGGGATCGGATATCGACCTCGCCGCACTCCAGAGGGCCATCGGGGACACCGCCGTGCACCATATGAACCTGCTGTCTGTCGCTGGCCAAGACCACGAAAAAGGCACCAATCCCAGAATCAACGCAACTGACCACCCGTGGTCTTTCGAGTTCTCCCCTCAAGCCCGGCATGAACTTTTCAACTTGATGAATCAGACTGAGGTTTCGGTGAAGAATAAATTTTTCACCGAAACCACTGAATGGCAACACAGAACCGCCCTCAAAGCATTCAAATCCGACGATCCCAAATGGTCAACTTTCCAAAATATCGGCACCATAGCCGGAGCGGTCGCCTATTCACAAATTTCGACACCGGATGGATCCACGGGATGGACGACGGTCCTCAAGGCCGCCGAAATAGCCGGCGCAACCGCCATGCTGTCCGGAGACCCAAGGATCGCCGCCCTGGGATTGGCCACCGATAAGACTATGGGAATTATCGGGAACATCGTCACCGGAAACGCCGAAGAGAAGGCCGACGAGATCAAGATGCGCGCTCTATGGAATGTTGGGCAACACGGGAGCCTGCCCGGATTAGTAGCCATCACCGGCGCCGCCATCAATGCCGATTACGCAAAAATGGGAGGCCTTACAGCTCAACCCTCACTCTCTCAAGGGCAAGAACCCACAGCCGGACACCAAAAAGGCCACATAACAACAATCAGGGAAAACAATAAAAAAATACACGAAATCCTGAAAGAATACGAAGAAGCTTTCAAAGCTCAAGCCAAACCGCAATGATGAGACACCAACCGGTTCGTGAGGCCGCCAAATGACCTCCCCCACCACCCTGTTCCGTCGTCCACCCCGTGCCGCGCAGCGGGATGTGGCGGTCAAAGAGATGGTGCTGCGGGCGCCGCCCAGGTTGCCGCAGCCGGAGGATGCGAACGCCTGGATGACCGCGTTGCCCGCGCTCAGTGGGCTCGGGTCCGTGTTGTACATGTTGACCATGGGGCGGGGGCCCATCGGGTACATCGTCGGGACGATGTTTCTGATCTCGTGTCTCGCCATGGTCGTCGGCTCGGTGGTGCGGCAGCGGTCGACGACCAAGACGCAGGCGCGGAACGAGCGGCGGGAGTATCTGCGGTATCTGGAGGTCACCCGGGTCGAGGTGCGGCGGACCGCGAGGGCGCAGCGGGCGGCGATGGCGTGGAACACGCCGGAGCCCGGGGCGCTCTGGGGGGTGCCGGAGAGCCGGCGGCTCTGGGAACGGCGCAGCGGGGACGCGGACTTCGGGGTGGTGCGGGTCGGGGTGGGGCCTCGGTATCTGGGGACGCCGCTGACGGTGGACGAGACGCCGCCGGTCGAGGATCTGGATCCGCTGTGCGCCGTGGCGCTGCGGCGGTTCATGGACGCGCACGCCGTGGTGCCGGATCTGCCGGTGCTGGTGACGCTGCGCAAGTTCGCCTCCGTGTCGGTGGAGGGCGAGGGCGAAGGGGGCGTGGAGGCGGCGCGCGCGTTGGCGCGGGCGGTGGTGGCGCACGCCGTGACGTTCCACTCCCCCAACGATCTGCGGGTGCTGGTCTGTACCGGCGATGTGGAGGGGCCGGCGTGGTCGTGGGTGAAGTGGCTGCCGCACGTGCACCATCCCGAGGAGGTCGACCATGTCGGCCCGGTGCGGATGACGCATCCGGTGCTGGGGGTGTTGGAGGAGTGGCTGGGCGCCGAGTTGACGCGCCGCACGCGGTTCAGCCGGGACGCGGCGCCGGACGCGGATCTGCCGCATCTGCTGGTGGTGGTGGACGGCGGGGTGGTGACGGGGGCGGAGGCGTTGGTGGACGCGAACGGGTTGCAGGCGGTGACGGTGCTGGACGTCGGGGGCGCGGTGGCGGGGCCGCTGACCGAGCAGCACGGGTTGCGGTTGGCGGTGGCCGGGGGCCGGGTCTCGGTGCTGGCGGCGGAGAGCCGGGACGAGTTGGGCCGGGTCGACGCGCTGAGCGTCGTCGAGGCGGAGGCGCTGGCGACGCGGATCGCGCGGTTCCGGATGGAGGTCGGCGCCAGCGCGGCGGACGCCGAGGACAGGACCACGGTGGTGAACACCCTGCCCGCGCTGCTCGGGGTGGCCGATCCCGGGCGGTTGGACCTGGCCGCGCTCTGGCGTCCGAGGCCGATGGGGGATCGGCTGCGGGCACCCATCGGGGTGTCGGCTGACGGCCGGGTGCTGGGCCTGGACATCAAGGAGTCGGCGCAGAACGGCATGGGCCCGCACGGCCTGGTGGTGGGCGCGACCGGCTCGGGCAAGTCGGAGCTGCTGCGCACCCTGGTGCTGGGCATGGCCGCCACCCATCCCAGCGATCAACTCAACCTGGTGCTGGTGGACTTCAAGGGCGGCGCGACCTTCGCCGGGCTGTCCGAGCTGCCGCATGTCGCCGCCGTCATCACCAACCTGGAGGACGACCTGGCGCTGGTCGACCGGATGGCGGAGGCGCTGAGCGGCGAGATCGACCGCCGTCAGGAGGTGCTGCGGGACGCGGGGAACCTGGTGTCGGTGCGGGACTACGAGCGGGCCAGGCAGCGCGGTTCGAGCCTGCCGCCGCTGCCCAGCCTGTTCCTCGTCGTCGACGAGTTCTCCGAACTCCTGGCCCAGAAGCCGGACTTCGCCGATCTGTTCGGGCGGATAGGCCGGCTGGGCCGGTCGTTGGGGCTGCATCTGCTGCTCGCCTCGCAGCGGCTGGACGAGGGTCGGCTGCGCGGACTTGAGGCCCATCTGTCGTATCGGATCGGGCTGCGCACCTTCTCGGAGAGCGAGAGCAGGACCGCCATCGGCGTGCCCGACGCGCACCATCTGCCCAGCGCGCCCGGGCATGGCTATCTGCGGACCGACACCGCGACGCTCAGGCGGTTCCGCGCCGCCTATGTCTCCGGTCCCTACCGGATGGGAGAGGAGGGGGGCGGCCGGCCGCTCGGTGGTGCGGCTGACGTGCGTCCCTTCCCCGCCTCCTATGTGCCGGTGCCGGTCGGGCAGCAGCCGGAGGAGCCGCCCCGTCCGGCGCCGCCCGAGGGGGAGTTCGCCGACGACGAGGAGCTGGGCGACACGGTGCTCGGCGCGATGGTGAGCGGCCTGGTCGGGCAGGGGCCGCAGGCCCACCAGGTGTGGCTGCCGCCGCTCGACCAGCCCGAGCCGCTGGACGTGCTCCTCGGCGACCTGGCGGTGCGGGCGGGCCGTGGCCTTGGCACCGCGCCCGGCGGGGCGCCGTTGACGGCGGTGATCGGGATCGTGGACAAGCCGTTCCACCAGCGGCGGGACCCGTTCGCGCTCGATCTGACCGGCGCCGGCGGGCATGTGGCGATCGTCGGCGGTCCGCGCAGCGGCAAGTCGACGGCGGTGCGGGCGTTGATCGCCTCGCTGGCGCTGAGCCACACCCCGGCCGAGGTGCGGTTCTACTGCCTGGACTTCTCCGGGACGCTCTTCGCCCTCGCCGATCTGCCGCATGTCGCCGGCGTGACGGGGCGGTTGGACGCCGAGGTGGTCAACCGCACCGTCGCCGAGGTGCTGGAGCTGCTCGAAACCCGGGAACGCCGCTTCCGCGAACTGGGCGTGGAGTCCATGGCGGGCCTGCGGTCAGGGCGGGCGCCGGCGGGGGCCGCCGAAGGCGAGGTGTTCGACGACGTGTTCCTGGTGGTGGACGGCTGGGCGGTGCTGCGGCAGAGCTATCCGGAGCTGGAGGAGGTGCTGATGGCGGTGGCCGGACAGATGCTGACCTACGGCATCCATCTGGTGGCCACCGGCAACCGCTGGCTCGACATGCGGATGGGGCTGCGCGATCTGATCGGTACCAAGGTGGAGTTGAAGCTGGGCGACGCGCTCGACTCCGAGGTGGACCGCAACGCGCAGCGCGCCATCCCGGCCGGCCGCCCGGGGCGCGGCGTGACCGAGGGCGAGCTGCACTTCCTGGCCGCCGTGCCCCGGGTGGACGGGGTCCGCTCCGCCGAGGGGCTGTCCGAGGCGGTGACCGAGCTGGTGCGGCGCGTCGACGAGGCGTGGCACGGGCCGCGCCCGCCCGGGGTGCGGCTGCTGCCGACGGTGTGGAGCGCCCCACGGGCCCCCGAGGGAGGCCCCGGTGTGCTGATCGGCGTCGAGGGGGGCCGTCTCGACCCGGTGGCGCTGACGCCGGGCGAGGAGGCGGGCCTGATCGTCATCGGGGACAGCGAGTCGGGCAAGACGTCGCTGCTGCGGGCGGTGGCCCGCCAGGTGGTCGACGCGTATCCGCCGGAGCGGGCCAGGCTGATCGTGCTCGACCACCGGATGACGACGCTCAGGGAGTTCGAGGGGCCGCATCTGATGGGCTACTCGACCACCCTGGAGCGGTCGATGGAGGTGGTCGGCGGGCTGGCCGACGGCCTCAGGAAGCGGCTGCCCGGCACGGATGTGACGCCCGAGCAGCTGCGGGACCGCTCCTGGTGGACGGGGCCCGAGATCTATCTGCTGGTCGACGACTACGACCTGGTCGCCACCTCGCGCGGCAACCCGCTGGCCGCGCTGCTCGACTATCTGCCGCACGCGCGGGCGATGGGCCTGAACATCGTCCTCACCCGGCAGGCGGGCGGCGCCTCCCGGGCCGTGCTCGACCCGGTGCTCGGCCGGATGAAGGAGCTGAACTTCCCCGTGGTGCTGCTCAGCGTGCCCAACGACGAGATGCCGATCTGGGGGGTCAAGCCCGCCAGACGGGCGAAGGGGCGCGGTGTGCTGCTGCACCGTCGCCTCGGCACCGTGCTGGTGCAACTGGCCCACGCCGACTCGCCGTTGGCGGCCATACCGACGGGGGACGAGCGGCGATGACCATCGGTCTCGGCCCCGAGCCGGCAGCGGTGACCGATCCGGAGGGCGCCCAGGTGGAGTTCGTCCGCATCGGCCTGGCCTCTCCCGCCGGACGCGCGGATCTGGCGGTGCCGGCGTCCGTGGCGCTGGCGCGGCTGCTGCCGATGCTGCTGCGCCACTCGGGCGCGGACCCGGCCCCCGACGGGGGGCTCGGACATGGCGGCTGGGTGCTGCGCCGTGGGGACGGGACCCGTCTCGACGCCGCCGCCTCGCTCGCCGAACAGGGCGTCGAGGAGGGCGACCTGCTCTTCCTCGGCCATGGCACGGACGACACCGTTCCGCCGGTGTACGACGACATCGTCGAGGTCGTCGGCGAGCACGGGGTGCGCGCCCCGTGGCCGGCGTGGGCCACCCGGGTGGGCGCGGGGGCGCTGGCGGCGCTGGCCGTGGGGACGGTGGCGGGCGCGCTGGCGGTGGCCCCCGGGCGGGCGGCGCCCGGCGGGCTCGGCCTGACGGTGGCGCTGCTGGCGCTCGCCGTCGGGGTGTTGATGTCCCGTGGGTTCGGCGATCTCCGCGCCGGCACGTTCGCCGGCGTGCTGGCCGCCCCGCCGGCCGCCGTGGGCGCGGTCAGGCTGCTGGGCGGGGACGGCCTCACCGCCGGCCAACTGCTGCTTGGCTGCGCGGTGGTGGCGGTGGTCGGGGGGCTCGGCCCGGTGTTGATCGGCGGCGGGGACGGCACGTTCGCGGCGCTGGCCGTCGCGGGCCCGCTGGCCGGCGTCGGGGCGGCGGTCGCCGCCGTCGGACGGAACGTCACCCCGGCGGAGGCGGCGGCGGTCGCCGCCCCGTTGGCGTTGGCGCTGACGGCGCTCTGGCCGTCGCTGGCGCTGCGCGTCGCGCGGGTGCCGACGCCGCAGCTGGCCGCGACGGCGGAGGACGTGGACCGGCTGCCGGTGCAGCTGGCGCACGAGCGGCTGGCGGAGCGGGTCGCGGCGGCCAGGCGGCTGCTGGGCGGCCTGCTGGTGGGCAGCCATCTGGTGGCGGTCGGGGGCGCCCTGGTGCTGTTCGCGGCGTCCGAGCTGTGGGCGGGGGTGCTCGGCGGCACGCTCACCGTGCTGATGCTGCTGCGGACCCGGCTGTTCCGGGAGTCGTGGCAGGCCGCGACGGCGCTCGTCGCGGCCCTGCTCGCGGCGGCGGGCGGCGGCGCCTGGACGGTGGCCGACCATGCCGCGCGTGGCTTCCCCCTGCTCGGCGTCGTGCTGCCGGTGGCGCTGGTCACCGCGGTGGTGGCCGGCTGTGTGGCGCTGGCCGCCGGCCGGTACCGGGGCAACCCCAGGCTGGAGCGGGCCCTCGACGTGCTGGAGACGCTGCTGCTCGTGGCCGTGGTGCCGCTGGTGCTCGCGGTCTGGGGCGTGTACGGCGCGCTGCTCGATCTGAAGGTCTGAGGGGGTCAGGGATGCGTGGAAGGTCGACCGTCGTGGTCGTCGCCCTGCTGGTCGTGGTCGCCGGGCCCGTGCCGCTGCCGGGTGTCGCCGGGCCGGCGGCGGCGGCCGAGCCGTGCCGGACCCAGGCGGGCGGCGAGGAGCTGCCGGACGGGGCCGGTCGGTATCCGCTGATCGACCAGCTGGGGCTGCCCCAGGCGTGGGATCTGGCCACCGGCGAGGGTGTCACGGTCGCCGTCGTCGACTCGGGTGTGGACGCCACCCACCCCGATCTCGCGGGGGCCGTCGCCCAGGGCAGCGAGTTCGCCGGCGTCGCCGACGAGCGGGAGTTCGAGCGGACCACCCCGCCGCCCGAGCAGGACTGTCTGGGCCATGGCACGGCGTTGGCCGGGCTGATCGCCGCCGGCCGGGCCGAGGGCGATCGCATCGCCGGGGTCGCGCCCGGCGCTTCTGTCCACCCGATCCGCGTCGCCGACGGCGTCGACCAGGCCACCCCGGGGCTGCTCGCCGCCGCGATCGACGAGGCGGTGGCGAGCGGGGCGGGCGTGCTCAACCTGTCCTTCGCCCGGCCCCACGACGACGACGCGGTGCGCGAGGCGATCGCCGACGCGCTGACCGCAGACGTGGTGGTCGTCGCCGCCATGGGCAACGAGAGCGGTCAGGGCCCCACCGGCGGCCGGATGTACCCGGCCGCCTACGACGACGTCATCGCCGTGGCCGCCGTGGACGCCGAAGGGGCGCCGTTGGACACCTCCAACAGCGGCCCCTGGGTCGATCTGGCCGGCTACGGCCAGGATCTGCCGGTGGTCGCCCCCGGCGGCTCGGGCTACCGCGTCGAGGGCGGCACCAGCATGGCCACCGCGCAGGTCTCGGCCACCGCGGCGCTGGTCAGATCCCGTTTCCCCGGGCTGACCGCCGATGAGGTGGGCCGCCGGCTGACCGGCTCGGCCACGCCGCTGGGCGGCGATGTCAACGACCGCACCGGCGCGGGTCTTGTCGACCCGTTCGGCGCGCTGACCCATCTCGGCGGCGGCGCAACCCAGGCCGACCCTGCCGACCCTGCCGACCCTGCCGACACCGCCGTTTCGCCGGGGTACATCCCGGTGCGCGCCGTGCCCACCGCCGAGCCGCCGCTGGACTCGGCGACGGCCACCGCGCTGGCCTGGAGCGGCGCGCTGCTGCTCGCCGTGGTCCTCGGCCTGCTCGCCGCGCCCGGGGTGCGCCGCTCGGTCCGGCGCGGCTGGCGCCCGGGGCGCCCCGAGGAGCTGGTCGCGCCACGGGCCAGGGCCAACGATCCGCCGCCGGCCGCCGGCCTCGCCCGACTCGCCGGCGAGGCCCCCGTCCCCAGCCCCCACTCCCCCGAACGGAGCCGGACACCGTAGCCATGGCCAGCACCCGCGAGCAGGCGGAGGCGTACGCGTACGCCAACCGCCGACTGTCCACCAGCCTCCTCAGAGGCGTCGACGAGGCCCGCCTCGATCCGCGCCGCCGGCACAACCGCGCGCTGGGCGGCGGGGTGGCCGTGGCCATCCTCGTCATGGCCGGGTTCGGCATCGTCGGCTGGCTCGGCGGCGGGCGCGGCCCCGACCTGCCGGCCGCCGGCGCGGTGGTGGCCGGCACCGGCGGCCATCCCTATGTGCTCACCGAGGGCGTCGCGCATCCCGCGCTCAACCTCGCCTCGGCCCTGCTGGCCGGCGGCGGCGAGCTGACCGAGGTGCGCGGGTCGACCCTCGACGAGGCCCCGCGCGGGCTGCCCGTCGGCATCCCGGGGGCCCCCGACGCGCTCCCGGGCGCCGACGATCTGCTGGACGGCGACTGGACGCTGTGCGCCACCCCTTCGGAGACCGGCGGCGATCCGCTGGAGACCGCCCTCTATGTCTCCGTGCCGGGCGTGGCGCCGGCCGGCCCCGGGGCGACACTGCTGGTGGAGTCGGAGCACGGCGGCCGGTGGCTGCTGACCGAGGGCCGCAGATACGCGCTGGTGGAGACGGCGGCCGAGGCACTGGCGCTGCGTCAGGAACCGGTGCGGCTGCCCAGGGCCGTGATCGCTACCCTCCCCGAGGCGCCGGCGATCACCATCCCCGAACCTGACGACGCGTGGGGCGAGGCGCCGTCGGCGGCCCTGCCGTTCGACGCCATGGTCGGGGATGTCGCCCACACGGCCGACGGCGGGCCGGCCAGACGGTGGTTCGTGGTGCGCCCCGACGGTCTGGTCCCGATCTCCGAGCTGGTCTACGCCCTGCTGGCGAGCACCGCCGGCGCCGACCACGAGATCAGCCCCACCGACGCGGTCGGCGCCCCCAGGTCGGCCGAGGCCCCGCCGGGCGAGTCGACGTGGCCGGAGGAGCTGCCCGTCGCCGACGCGCCGGAGCGCGACCGGCCCGTCTGCGTCAGCACCCCGCCGGGCAGCCGCCCGGGCGACGCGCCCTGGCAGGCGACCGCGCATCTGCCGCCGACCATGCCGGAGCCGACGGATGTCGCGCCGATCGAGGCGTCGCGCGGCGGGCGGCTCGGGCTGCTCGACCGCGTCTATGTGCCGGCGGGCGCCGGCGCCGTGGTCCGTTCCACCGCGTCCGGCGGCAGCGCCGGCACCTACACCCTGGTCACGGACGGGGGCATCGCCTATCCGCTCTCCTCGGCCGAGGCGGTGACCCGGCTGGGCTACGACCCGGCGACGGCGCCCTCGCTGCCGAGCGCCTACGTCGATCTACTGCCCACCGGGCCCGTCCTCGACCCGTGGGCCGCGGCCAGGGAGCAGGGCGGCGGAGCGGGGGCGGACGAGTGAGCGGGCGCGCGGGCCGCCAGCCGTTCGGCCGCGCCCGGCTGATCGCGGTGGAGGCGGGCGCGGGGACGGCCCTGGCCGGCGTGGCCTTCGGCGGCTGGCCGGGGCAGGCGCTGGCCGGCGCCGGCGTGGCGCTGGCGCTGGGCGCGCTGGCGCGCCGGGACGGGGCCTGGGCCAGTGGGTGGGCCCTCGCCCGGCTGCGCCGGGGCACCCTGGAACCGGCCAGCCCCGGCGCGCGCCCGCCCGGCGACGAGCTCGGCCTGGCCCAGGCCCTGCTGCCGGCGCTTGAGGTGGCCGAGGTCGCCGACCGCAACTTCCCCGCCGGGCTCGGCGTGATCTCCGACGGGCGCGGCCACGCCGCCGTGGCCGCGTTCCCCGGCGGGACGCTGCCGGCCATCCCGGCGGGGATCGTCGCCGAGTGGCTGGCCGACGATCCGGCGGGCCCGGCGGCGGCGCAGATCCTCGTCGAGCAGTTCTGCGTGCCGCCCTGGGACCTGCACCATCGCTTCCCGCCCACCGCGGCCTACCGTCAACTCCCGCACGGTGAGCGTCCGGTGGCCGTCCGTTCCTGGCTGGTGGTGCGTCACGAACCGCTGGCGGCGCCGGCGGCGGTGGCGCGGCGCGGCGGTGGGTCGGCCGGCGCGCGCGCCGCGGTGGCGGCGGCCACCGCCCGGCTGTGCGCCCGGCTGGCCGCGCACGGGGCGCCGACCACGCCGCTGAGCGGCGCCGAGGCGGCCGAGCTGCTGCGGCAGCTCGGCGACGCCGACGGCGAGGGCGAGGCCAGGGCCGGCGGCTGGGCCGGACGGGCCGCCACCCACCGGGTCCTGACCGCGCGGGTCGCCTCCGACGCCGACTGGCGGCGGCTGCTGTCGGGAATGGCGGCCTCCGGCGTCGAGCGCACGGTGGTGGCGGCCACGCTGACGCTGGTGGGCCGGACGCCGCGGGTCCGGTCGTGCGCGCGCCTGGTCAGCGGCCTCGCCCAGCACGCGGCGGCCAGGGGCGACCTGCTGCGCTCGGCCGGCGCCACCGGGCCGCCGGTCGCCGACCAGGCCGCCGGGGTGCTGGCCACCCTGCCCCTGGCCCATCCGGGCCGCCCGCTGGACGAGGCCATCGGCTTCGTCCCCGCCGCGCCCCGGGAGGGCACTGCCCGATGACGACCCCCGACCCGTCCACGCTGCCGGCCGCCGACTGGGCGGACGAGCTCCGTCCGTCCTTCCGTCTCGCCCCGGCCCACGCCGGGCTGCGGCTGGGCACCGACCTCGAAGGCCGGCCGGTCGACCTGCCGGCACCCGGCCCCGCCGGCAGCCGGATCGCGGTGTTCGGCGAATCGCTGTTCGGCCGGCTTGTCGCGCTGCGCCTGCTGGCCGTCGGCGCCCAGGTCACCGCCGTCACCCGGGTGCCCGAGCAGTGGCAGGGGCTTCGCGCCTCGGCCGGCGACCGGCTGCGGCTGGCCGAGGCGGGCGACGGCTGGCCCCGCCACCCGCCGGCCCCGCCCACCGTCGCGGCCGGGCCCCAGGCGCTGGTCACCGACCGGGGCGCGGCTCCGCCGGCCGCCCTGGCCGACGGGCCGTGGCGCACGGTCGTCCATGTCACGCGCGCCGTCCCGCGTCGCGCCGCCTTCTGGCAGCGGCCGGACGCGCTCCTCGCGCTCGACGCCGCGCACGCCCGGCAGGTCGGCCAGCTCCTCGGCGCCGGCGCCGCCGCCCATGTCTCGCGGCTGGCCCCCGGCGAGATCGTCCTCTTCCGGCCCACCGGCCCGCGGACGCTCCGCCTGGACATCTCCCCGGCCGAGACCGCGCTGTTGACCCCGCCCCAGGAGCCGGGCCCCTGACGCGGGACGGAGCGGCCGGCCGAAGGCTGCGGTGTCGGTGGTCTCCCGCGCGGCCCGTTCGCCGTCGTCATGGACGCCCGGGCGTCGCGGCCACCAGCGAGGCGCGCGTCCGGCCGACGGCGCGCAGCACCTCGTCCCGGTTCCTGGCGCGTTTGACCCAGGCCGGCAGCCGGGCCACCAGCGTCAGCCGCTGGCCGGTGTCGTACCAGGCCGCTCGTTCCCGCAGCGGCGCCTGGACGAAGCGGCGGATCAGGTCGAGGTGTTCGGGGTCGTACGCCCACAACCACCCGTGCCGGGTCTCGGCCCGGAGCCAGAGCGGCATCCCGAAGTACGGATCGGTCGCTGGTCGGGCCGGGCCGGGAGAGAGGCCGCCGTCGCCGCCGCTCCCCTCCCGTGACAGCCCGCAGCCGCGACAGACCAGGC
This region includes:
- a CDS encoding S8 family serine peptidase, whose amino-acid sequence is MRGRSTVVVVALLVVVAGPVPLPGVAGPAAAAEPCRTQAGGEELPDGAGRYPLIDQLGLPQAWDLATGEGVTVAVVDSGVDATHPDLAGAVAQGSEFAGVADEREFERTTPPPEQDCLGHGTALAGLIAAGRAEGDRIAGVAPGASVHPIRVADGVDQATPGLLAAAIDEAVASGAGVLNLSFARPHDDDAVREAIADALTADVVVVAAMGNESGQGPTGGRMYPAAYDDVIAVAAVDAEGAPLDTSNSGPWVDLAGYGQDLPVVAPGGSGYRVEGGTSMATAQVSATAALVRSRFPGLTADEVGRRLTGSATPLGGDVNDRTGAGLVDPFGALTHLGGGATQADPADPADPADTAVSPGYIPVRAVPTAEPPLDSATATALAWSGALLLAVVLGLLAAPGVRRSVRRGWRPGRPEELVAPRARANDPPPAAGLARLAGEAPVPSPHSPERSRTP
- the eccD gene encoding type VII secretion integral membrane protein EccD — protein: MTIGLGPEPAAVTDPEGAQVEFVRIGLASPAGRADLAVPASVALARLLPMLLRHSGADPAPDGGLGHGGWVLRRGDGTRLDAAASLAEQGVEEGDLLFLGHGTDDTVPPVYDDIVEVVGEHGVRAPWPAWATRVGAGALAALAVGTVAGALAVAPGRAAPGGLGLTVALLALAVGVLMSRGFGDLRAGTFAGVLAAPPAAVGAVRLLGGDGLTAGQLLLGCAVVAVVGGLGPVLIGGGDGTFAALAVAGPLAGVGAAVAAVGRNVTPAEAAAVAAPLALALTALWPSLALRVARVPTPQLAATAEDVDRLPVQLAHERLAERVAAARRLLGGLLVGSHLVAVGGALVLFAASELWAGVLGGTLTVLMLLRTRLFRESWQAATALVAALLAAAGGGAWTVADHAARGFPLLGVVLPVALVTAVVAGCVALAAGRYRGNPRLERALDVLETLLLVAVVPLVLAVWGVYGALLDLKV
- a CDS encoding type VII secretion protein EccE; this translates as MSGRAGRQPFGRARLIAVEAGAGTALAGVAFGGWPGQALAGAGVALALGALARRDGAWASGWALARLRRGTLEPASPGARPPGDELGLAQALLPALEVAEVADRNFPAGLGVISDGRGHAAVAAFPGGTLPAIPAGIVAEWLADDPAGPAAAQILVEQFCVPPWDLHHRFPPTAAYRQLPHGERPVAVRSWLVVRHEPLAAPAAVARRGGGSAGARAAVAAATARLCARLAAHGAPTTPLSGAEAAELLRQLGDADGEGEARAGGWAGRAATHRVLTARVASDADWRRLLSGMAASGVERTVVAATLTLVGRTPRVRSCARLVSGLAQHAAARGDLLRSAGATGPPVADQAAGVLATLPLAHPGRPLDEAIGFVPAAPREGTAR
- the eccCa gene encoding type VII secretion protein EccCa codes for the protein MTSPTTLFRRPPRAAQRDVAVKEMVLRAPPRLPQPEDANAWMTALPALSGLGSVLYMLTMGRGPIGYIVGTMFLISCLAMVVGSVVRQRSTTKTQARNERREYLRYLEVTRVEVRRTARAQRAAMAWNTPEPGALWGVPESRRLWERRSGDADFGVVRVGVGPRYLGTPLTVDETPPVEDLDPLCAVALRRFMDAHAVVPDLPVLVTLRKFASVSVEGEGEGGVEAARALARAVVAHAVTFHSPNDLRVLVCTGDVEGPAWSWVKWLPHVHHPEEVDHVGPVRMTHPVLGVLEEWLGAELTRRTRFSRDAAPDADLPHLLVVVDGGVVTGAEALVDANGLQAVTVLDVGGAVAGPLTEQHGLRLAVAGGRVSVLAAESRDELGRVDALSVVEAEALATRIARFRMEVGASAADAEDRTTVVNTLPALLGVADPGRLDLAALWRPRPMGDRLRAPIGVSADGRVLGLDIKESAQNGMGPHGLVVGATGSGKSELLRTLVLGMAATHPSDQLNLVLVDFKGGATFAGLSELPHVAAVITNLEDDLALVDRMAEALSGEIDRRQEVLRDAGNLVSVRDYERARQRGSSLPPLPSLFLVVDEFSELLAQKPDFADLFGRIGRLGRSLGLHLLLASQRLDEGRLRGLEAHLSYRIGLRTFSESESRTAIGVPDAHHLPSAPGHGYLRTDTATLRRFRAAYVSGPYRMGEEGGGRPLGGAADVRPFPASYVPVPVGQQPEEPPRPAPPEGEFADDEELGDTVLGAMVSGLVGQGPQAHQVWLPPLDQPEPLDVLLGDLAVRAGRGLGTAPGGAPLTAVIGIVDKPFHQRRDPFALDLTGAGGHVAIVGGPRSGKSTAVRALIASLALSHTPAEVRFYCLDFSGTLFALADLPHVAGVTGRLDAEVVNRTVAEVLELLETRERRFRELGVESMAGLRSGRAPAGAAEGEVFDDVFLVVDGWAVLRQSYPELEEVLMAVAGQMLTYGIHLVATGNRWLDMRMGLRDLIGTKVELKLGDALDSEVDRNAQRAIPAGRPGRGVTEGELHFLAAVPRVDGVRSAEGLSEAVTELVRRVDEAWHGPRPPGVRLLPTVWSAPRAPEGGPGVLIGVEGGRLDPVALTPGEEAGLIVIGDSESGKTSLLRAVARQVVDAYPPERARLIVLDHRMTTLREFEGPHLMGYSTTLERSMEVVGGLADGLRKRLPGTDVTPEQLRDRSWWTGPEIYLLVDDYDLVATSRGNPLAALLDYLPHARAMGLNIVLTRQAGGASRAVLDPVLGRMKELNFPVVLLSVPNDEMPIWGVKPARRAKGRGVLLHRRLGTVLVQLAHADSPLAAIPTGDERR
- the eccB gene encoding type VII secretion protein EccB, which translates into the protein MASTREQAEAYAYANRRLSTSLLRGVDEARLDPRRRHNRALGGGVAVAILVMAGFGIVGWLGGGRGPDLPAAGAVVAGTGGHPYVLTEGVAHPALNLASALLAGGGELTEVRGSTLDEAPRGLPVGIPGAPDALPGADDLLDGDWTLCATPSETGGDPLETALYVSVPGVAPAGPGATLLVESEHGGRWLLTEGRRYALVETAAEALALRQEPVRLPRAVIATLPEAPAITIPEPDDAWGEAPSAALPFDAMVGDVAHTADGGPARRWFVVRPDGLVPISELVYALLASTAGADHEISPTDAVGAPRSAEAPPGESTWPEELPVADAPERDRPVCVSTPPGSRPGDAPWQATAHLPPTMPEPTDVAPIEASRGGRLGLLDRVYVPAGAGAVVRSTASGGSAGTYTLVTDGGIAYPLSSAEAVTRLGYDPATAPSLPSAYVDLLPTGPVLDPWAAAREQGGGAGADE